In Rhizophagus irregularis chromosome 30, complete sequence, a genomic segment contains:
- a CDS encoding Thioredoxin-like 4A, whose protein sequence is MSYFLPHLTNGWQVDQAILSEEDRVVVIRFGHDWDPTCMKMDETLYGIAEKVKNFAVIYLVDITEVPDFNKMYELYDPCTVMFFFRNKHIMIDLGTGNNNKINWALEDKQELIDIIETVYRGARKGRGLVVSPKDYSTKYKY, encoded by the exons atGTCGTATTTTCTTCCTCATTTGACTAATG GTTGGCAAGTAGATCAAGCTATTCTATCTGAGGAAGATCGTGTAGTTGTTATTAGATTTGGACACGATTGG gaTCCTACTTGTATGAAAATGGATGAGACTTTATACGGCATTGcagaaaaagtaaaaaacttCGCTGTTATTTACTtg GTTGATATTACAGAAGTCCCCGATTTCAATAAg atgtATGAACTTTATGATCCTTGCACTGTTATGTTCTTTTTTCGCAATAAACACATCATGATTGATTTGGGAactggtaataataataaaatcaattgg GCTTTGGAAGATAAGCAAGAACTTATAGATATAATAGAGACCGTATACCGTGGTGCAAGAAAAGGAAGAGGGTTGGTTGTTTCACCTAAAGATTATTCaacgaaatataaatattaa